CTTTCAAGCttgacatgacaatggagcaaatccatgggagagagagagagagagagatatggccggccatagaggagggaggaggagctcaagtgttggctataaatagcaccccatgccttccattcaattcacaccatcacttcttgctctcactcctctctagaaaccatttctgtttttccaggcagcttactgccctccacgaatctctatttttctcctgcttaaagtagtttttagaaccaactcccttcgagaaagttgtagagcacttcgaaaccttcaagttagacccaagaaccatccaaatcggtgaagaaacgacaaagatattggcatccgaagttcagtaaaaatctcggatttccatttccagacagcatactgtctctgcctttatcaccatttttctcatACCTAAAGTAgcttctaggatcaacttccttcacgaaagttgtagagcacttcgagagcttcaacttcgacccaagaacgatcgtattcggccaaatattgaccgagttactgccatccaaagtttggtccagatttgcaagttcaccgcccgtagaaaatcttccaactagcttattcggccccgactaagtttcggatcaaggtagataaatctctactcattttccctagtataactttagttattttgcttatgataaggcaagttaaagtattaggaataaatagcaagctcgttttacaaaatcttgaaatgacattacgatcatgtagattttctctgctcacttccctaagtatacgtagaaccctagtccaataactctacgtatagtatagaatctacgttagaaagtagcatgttcttgattcaaagtatcaatatcgtagataagattatctattgtttggtttcaagtaaataagcttatcgtttaaaatgcatgattgtcaataagtttatctcactaatggaggtatgaacatgttggataaatgactttgtcttgaataaacatatgttgtattgaatttctcaaaaagtaagatataacgattttcgaaagataagattttaacgcttgaattgaagtattcatatttgatcttttcgagcatgcttagcaatatagaattggatgatcttcttagattacaataaatgatttatggttgcgtatgtgaaaggtcctaccgcggagtctatgcatgagaacgagacacgaaaatcgagaaaatagaaacatgacacctagggtgtggttaacaagaaaaatgtgtttcgaaggaggaaatatttgtgaaactacataatgaccgattttgatggcattatgtgagatgtgtgtgtgtgaatgtgtgccaatgggaacccgggacggcggaaccattgtgaggatactcgggaacccggaacggcggaaccgaggttgggtgtgtggcttggttatccgcggagaggagccaatgcaaatgtgtgccaatgggaacccgggacggcggaaccattgtgaggatactcgggaacccggaacggcggaaccgaggttgggtgtgttaaaaacggatttttgaaaatgttgatttggtgatgaaaagtgaaaatggagacacggtctacgatgagttgcataggagaaacacagaaaaaaaaacatggacaccaacgatacttgaatagtgaatgtggatgtgtgattgttactattcgtcgtatatgatttactgtttgtaagttatgagttagtgggtagggtttactctattgagcgttgtagcttacggtgttgcctttttggtgaccctgacatattatatgggtggcgacgccggtataatgtgtcagatttcttagatgaacaggataagatgtacaccgtggaagcttttggagcagaggagcttgctaggatggaagagcaagcaaagtagtattaggaaccctagtttccttccttgttgaataaatgtaccttttccttatgatgtatttatgatgtaataatgagccagactctctttattatataataaatgcctcatttaacgtacccaaaattgggggcgttacagttaaCCTCTCTGAAACCTGaaaatggggcaaaaaaaacaacaaaataaggaTGATAAGTGGTCCGTGAGATTGAGGGAAGAACAAAGATGCAACAAATTCTAAAAACTAAACCAATCACCCCATCATCTTATTGCCCCCTAAAAAGTCCAAGTCGACTTCTCCTGATATTTATTCAAAACGATGTCAATGCTACCAAAAAATCCTTCGCAAAAGCCGACTATCAAATGACAATTTATGTCAATAAAGTAAAGATGAAATGAGCATTAATTACTACTATAAAAAATTAATAGGGACTAAAGGAAGATCATCAATGTGCACAACAacattcaaaatacattttgatcCGTGATGAGCTATAGATAGAGTACACCAATATGATTATTTCCCCCTTAAAGGCCCTTGCAGTCTCATGATAACAAAACCCGTGCGATTATTAACCACCTCTGACAAATTCAAAGTTGACTCTTTCTGGCAATTTTCGCTGAAAAAATAGGCTTCTCGTATGACCCATCCTTATTTAGAAAGTGGATTTATAAAAGAATAGATCAGTTTAAATTATCCAAGTAATTTTCCACCTTCTTTTGCAGCTATCTAACCATGTTCAGTAACTATAGTGTTAAGCAATATCAAGGGAATGgctgaaaaaacaaataaaaatatgaacataGAGCGTTTTTAACATGCCAATTCTTGAATCAGTccatgaagaaaaagaagactaAATGATAGTATATCATCAAAAGAAAGCCAGTGATTGGATCTTCATATAGTTATAAAAACCATACGtagaaaaagcaacaaaaaatgaCGATAGAGTTTCTAATTAAAACATGCTATTTGATAAATATGAGAACTAACCATGAAATTattatgtactccctccgtcccaatttacttgtcccagttctattctaattggataaaaaaactagctatatctttaaattggtaatgaattttatatcaaatatggatcttgtttgatagatctcgatttgttctatagtacaatgttttaaaaatcacctaaaacattataaattacaagatataatcaattgaaaagtgacacgaactctcAAAAGTGACAAtgaaattgggacggaggtagtagtCCTCAATTATTGGGGGTATGGATGGGATAGGATTAGAGGCAGAGCTAACCATGAAATTATTATTTGTTCACTAGGTTATCAATGTTCGATCCCCTTGATTTTTTGTAGGGCCATAATACGCGACGAGATTTTTCAAGTGAACATTTTGGATCAAGTTTTTGGGCTCGGGAAGATGCCGTTTTGCCCCGGCACAACACAGTTGCGTGCTGTCCCTCAAGTTGGGGACAACAGCCCCCAACTTTacatggtttttgtttttgtagaaaCTAAagcatcactacaagaaaaattacattgggtgacgaatgaaaatcgtcacaaatttcatgtttttcgtcacaaataatataggtgacgaaaaaaaatttgtcgactaaaggttgtcgaggattcctacctggtgacgaaatctatttttcgtcacctatagtgctttttgatgacgaaatatttcgtcacaaaaaagtgaataatttgtgacgaaatttttttcctcgcttattatgctgtttgacgacgaaaaaattcgtcaccaatgggtcacatcgatgacgaaattttttgtcaccaatataagaaatcggtgataaaatttttcgttgcaaaagacgttttcatatgggaaaaaaatacttctttcttgctcctactgGGTTTCGAATCcaagtcccttgagtttttcgtaTAAGCCCCGACCAACTGGACCatacacacttttcagtaaatatttgaaatatctaatatataacatatatgtttaacatgaaaatatatttcgaatgtaattttgaacctttaaacattaaaattagcaattttgataaacatgaaaattgtaggcaattgagttattgtttaaacccaatttgaattatgtcaatcggagtttttagtaacaagttatgtccgaaatatatttagtgacaaagcgcaattcataaatttcgtcacgaaaggtacctatttaacgacgaaatatatttttcgtcactgaaaacgttaaaatggtgacgaaatttcgtcaccaaagttaagcatttggcgacgaaaaaaatatttcgttactaaattggtctcatttggcgacaaaatatatattttgtcaccaaatgattatatTTGGTGACgagcttttggtgacgaaaaatgtatttcgtcaccaaatgggtaccctttggtgacgaaaatattttttttgtcgctaaacaagtataattggtgacgaaataattttgtcaaggAAGTTGTTAAAAcaatgacgaatttattttttcgtcgccaaatatactcatttagtgacgaaattaaattttgtcgccactttttcgtcaccaattttcatttttcttgtagtggatgTTACATGTTATCATCGTATATTGGTAACGATGTTGTATTAATGAGCCAAGATCTTCCCATGTGATGATTTTCCATGTGGTTTCTCATGTGATGCAAAACGGGAATCattatagttttatttttcgATCCACGCCATTTATGTAGTAGCTCTCAATGCGTTTAATGTCCAagccaaaaatcaagtttatcgGTGAATCGTGAAAGTTCAGTCTTAATCGTATTTGactgaaaaggaagaaaaggttAGAGTCTTCTACCTGTATATATATTACTCTTGTGACAATATGTTTCATTCGAGTGGATATCAATGTCCAATGAACTTGAATTTTTTGCATGGACATTAACCTCATCGAGACTTACAAAATGAACTGCATCGTCAAATGGACTCGTGGTCGGTCCCATTCTGCATCACCTGAGAAATCTTGTGACGAATTTCACATGAGATGATCTTAATTCGTCATAATGATAAGTCACTCTGGAGACACTTTAGCACGCTCAAATCTTcgtagaacttttttttttttggccaaagtTTAggatagattttattaatctcaggGAAATAAAATCAATACATCAAGAAGGGCTCTCATCCTCACATGATGGATGAAAAAAGCCAAGGGGGGGATAGAATTCCCACGAACGAATCCCACTCCCTCTCACAGCATCTTTGGCCACAACATGCGCCGCCGAATTGCCAATCCTTCGAATAAAACTCACTCTTGTATCTTCAAACTCTTGCCTTAGCCGGGTCACATCCGCAATTAGAACCCCAACTGCTGTGTTGACATCTTGCTGCTTTTGAATCATGCCAATCACCAATTGGTTTATTGTCAATATTAATTATTTCCAACTTGTGAAAACAAAATCATCGATGTGTGTCTTCAATTaaacccaatcaaattttcTCTCAGAATCTTCGATATcttatttttcctttccttcaaaGCATGACTTTGTATCCTCCAAGAGCATAGAtttcttatttgaaattttcttttgacttaattACTACGACCTATGTTCCAAAAACGTAGTATACAAATCTTGTACAGAGTTATTGACAAGTCAAAAAATGAGTAGGTTATTTaggaaagtttaaaaaattatttcaatgaACCGCAATTGACTAAGTAGACATAAATTAAGGTGTGTTCCTTATCATCAAAATTCAGAACTTCTATTCCACACTATTAATTAGCTTATCCTGATGAAAAAAAGACCTATTTATCCCTTAAACTTCTTTTTTATTCTCAATTCAACGATTTAATGAGGATAATCAAGTAATTTTCACTCATATCAACTACTactcaaacaaaataaaagctaaTCCCCCTCCTTAACTAAACCCCTCTTATAACACATTCACGGGACACCACTCTTATCAACATTTCTTCCTTATTCACCCAAAAACCTTAAAAATGGGCCGTAAGGGTGCACCTACATTGGGCCTATGTATGCCCCCATTCCACACACCTCCTGTCTATGTTACCTATATTCGCGGATGATGcttaattctttttattttttttaataattaaatatccAAACCAATTTGCGCACCTCAATTAAATTCGAAAGGCTAAAGTTAACGATGGGGCAAATCTTTCAGTAAGGTTGGTAAGTTTGGTCTTTGTAAGATTCAAACATGTGACCTTATAGAGGATAAacacaaattaatttttttatgtccATTTAGCCAAACTCGTTCGGGTTAGATGCTTGATCTCCTTTACAAAAGGATAAGTTTAACCCCACCACACCCAACATGTGAATATGATCTGTAGTATATATGTTTTGCAACTTATCTTCTTTTTATGTttattaattccaaaaataGTACtatgaacaataataaatttgatACTCCATCTTTCCCATTTTAAGTGTCCATAtttctattttgggatgtcccaatttaagtgtccactttttaaaaataaccatcaaaacatgccaaattttcaattttacacCTCAAAAGTACCATTTCCTTACTAATTAATTTGACAGATTTTGGTATTCATATCTTTGTTATTAGATTGACAATATCTTTCAATATATGATACTAGGGTTTGCCCGTGcttgaaggcacggcgcaacgcaTTTTAaatacaactaaaatgaattaccAAACCATTGACCACACCCGCCAACAAAACTAATTTATAcgggaatatttttttttaaaattaggttCAAACAGAGTTCTTTTAGTGCATGCTTGTGCCCGAAGACACGGATTGAACTATCAGCACACATGCAAATCAATACTGTAATCGTGAACAAAGTATCAACCTGTTCATATAACATCGATGGGTCGTTCAAAATTCGACCCAAGGGTAGACAATCATGTTACAGATTGGACAATCGTGGGAGTTTTGCAATCGAAATAGCCATTTAAGCtgagaaaaaaatggagtcaATCTAGTTTCGAATTTGCTACCATTGGGAGTGTGTGTATTCAAGAGAGAGAGCCTAAAATAGACTTGCTTCGTGattgaaatgagagagagagagagagagagagagagagagagagagagagagagagagagagggggggggggaggaggaggaggaggaagagtcACCAAAACTGATCTAAAGGAGTGTTCGTTCTCAAAGGGTGTTCGGTCTCAAAGAAAATCACAGGGGGGCGTCGGCTTTGTGAGCGGAGAGCTAGAAGAAGATatgagagatatatatatatatatatatatatatatatatatatatatatatatatatatatatatatatatatatatatatatatatgaattttgaATATGAGATCTAAATAgtggcaattgtgcaattactattatttgagagagtgagagagagagccgtaggatttatggagtaaatcaatggttaggatttGTGGAgaaataagattcaaaaatcgTTCTCCCTtattttatagattttcgtgATTCTGAAAACTCTATGTAATAAAACCAAGTGAGAtctttttcaaataagatccatgtTATGTTACGCagtttttgagattcatatgaAAAGGTATAAGCAATTTAACTACATATAATTAACTTCACAGTACGTTTTAAggttaattttggaaatttaaaacaaaaaatttgatttcttaaAAAGCTCGATTCCCCGTGGaggacatttaaattgggatgggagtagtattttgtttGAATATTAATCCTATGGTTAGTAGGAAGATCATGTAATGTAACATTAGATAGTGTAATCCTATTAAACCCTGTTGGATTTGATCGTATTAATAGGTAGCCCTCTTTATAgttgcagattttttttttgaacacagtcatttcatttcataacaaaattcGAAAGCAatacagatttcatcaaaagatacaagaatgaaccaaaactatcaaGATTTCGACATAGGCACCTCCTGCAGAAGCAAGACCGGTGAAATCGCCAAGAGAGAACCAATCTTGGTCCAAATAGAAGAGAATCTCAAACGGACCGGACTCCCAATTCAAAATCGAGAAAACACCTATGAAATCTGGAGCCCGAAAACAGCCACCGGCGTGAGGCCAAGAGCAAGATCGAGACCACAATCAACCCACCATCATCTGACTAATCCTCAATAGGCGCTGAAATTATTTGCCCACCACCTCTTTCATACCAAATTTAGGAAAACAATCAAACTGGTACTAAACCGGACTGATTTGAAGGAAACCCAAAACAGCCGGTAAAAAGCCAACGGGAACCGttggcaaaaacaaaacaaagaaaagaaacgaaacACAGAAAACCCCTAAACCCAACCGCACACCTTATTACCTCACCTCAGGTCCAAGGCCTTCAAATTTGAGACGAAGGAAGAAAACTAGCCTCTGTCAGCGCCGCCGACCCCAAAGAGACCTCGCCGTTCAACAAACCGTCATCCGAAACCTGCGGAATCCGGAAGCATAAAGATGAGAGAGGTGAGGGGTAAGAGGAGAAGAGGAGGGGAGGGAGGCGAGGAGGCGGCGccccccaaaataaaaaataaaaaaacaggaaaagatTTCTTGGGAGACGTcggactttctctctctagggtcaTTTTTATATTTGCCGTTGGGAATGCGTGTATTTCGTTTTCCCACGACCACGCGGTGTCGCCGCCCTCGGTTGGGTCATCTACTAAGCAACCAAATCCCCGTTCAACTACTccacgcccccccccccccccccccctcccgaTAGGAGTACTTCCAAAAGCCCTCAATATCTAATTCCTATATATATGAGAGAAAATTCTACACTGCGCCTCCGTGTAAAATGGGTTGAGTGGCAAAGTGATGAAGAAATGACACGTGGCAATTGGAAAGCAATTGTTTCATCCTTATTGATGCACGTTCTCTTTTGGTACCTTGTAGAatagatacttaattatgtgagtgttaaagacaaaaataaattatgactctttaaaataaaataataaaatttttgcattggttcaaacggataAAAAGttagaatacttaattttttaccatattttttaatatataaacagactaaaaaattaaagtattccaattttcaatctgtttgaactggtatgaatatcttattttttttatcatattattctctacggtcatagttaattttgattttcaagactctcataattaagtatgtGTTCTACAAGATCTCAAAGAAAgaacagatacttaattatgagagctctatagacaaaaaaaattaattatgacactttagaattaaatgaccaaaaaaataagattttcgcactgatttaaacggattgaaaattggagcacttaatttttttagactgtttatatattaaaaataaggtgaaaaaattaagtgctccaattttcaaaccGTTTGAACTGAtgcgaagattttttttattttatcataaaaggtcataattattttttgtttccagagatctcataattaaatatttgttctttctttgggatcctgtagagtagatacttaattatgagagttttgaagacaaaaattaactatgaccctagagaataatatgatcagaaaaaatatCTTCGCAcaggttcaaacagattgaaaattggagcactttaattttttagactgtttatttattaaaatatatccaactttcaatccgtttaacccggtgcgaagattttatttattttatcgttttattctaaagagtcataatttattttttgtctctagcactttcataatcaagtatctattctacaatgtaccaaaagaaaacGCTCATCAGCAAGGATGAAACGATTCCTTCCAAATTGGCCACGTGTCAATCCTTCATCACTTTGACCCTTAACCTCTTCTACACGGAGGGGCCGTGTAGAATTTTCTCTCTTCCTGAGTATATAACCCCCCAAGGTCAGCTTTCATCTCCATCAACCCTTCTTCTTATCATCCCCCTACATCTCCCAACTTAATACTACAATTCAACATCTcctgcatctctctctctctctctctctctctctctctatattggATTTTTGTCTTCAAGATGAATCACTACAATAATCAAAACCAGTCCCAAGGTAATTTTACATCTTCTTTAATTATTGTccctacttttgtttttgtgaaacatcgtttcttgttttttcattgCTTTTAAACTCCATTAAAAACTTCTGGTTTATTAATTCTTGGTTTCTTGATTTAACTTTGCAGCGGTATATCCTCCACCTCTTCCACCTAGCACTGCTGCGTACTCTGGTCCATACGTGGTTCCGCCGCCGATGGGTTATCCAATGAAAGACACTCAATCTCAAACCAATAATTTCCCTCCTCCGGGGAAAACTCAAGCCAGGGGTGATGGCTTCTGGAAAGGATGGttagccctctctctctctctctctctctctctctctctctctctctctctctctctctctctctctctctcaaagttatttgaaaaaaatcaatctctctctcaaagttatttgaaaaaaatcaatttatggCTTACATTTATTTTAGATGTGGTGACCATAACGccaattgaaattttttggttgTATAGGGCTCCGTTcgttattttttgaattaaaagtcaTCATTGTAAGAGAATAAACTATCTCGTCAAgcaagaaataagtacttaaaaaataagatactTAGCGGAACGGAAGAATTTGATCCAATTACTAATACCATTACGTTTATGATCTGCTGTGTTGTGCAGTTGTGCTGCCCTTTGCTGCTGCTGTGTGCTGGACGCTTGCTTCTAAAGGGGATTGATAGACTATAGACtacgcggatcaaaaaaaaaaaaagagaagactATATAGACTACATTTTTACACAGTCTTGGATCAGATTTTATTCATTTCATGTATATTTCGATTGTTATTGTCGCAGCCGGATTGGTCTCGTAGTTTTCATTTATGCAGACTTTAATCTGATTTATTCGTTTGATGTACATACATTTCGATTGTATTGTTGAATAAAACCTGCCGGATTTTTGGTATCATCCCATCCACGAAGTCATAATTTGGTAAATGACGCAATCATCTATTCCAGTAAggtttcttttctgtttcttttttttttcggaaattTCGTTTTGTGAAATCATTTTTCCTCACAAAATAAGAAACGGTCCCTCTCACGCATCATCAATGGTAGAGGAATCCTTCCATTGAAACAGGCGGAAAGATAAAGATCAAGATTGAACCTTAGTAATTGGAAAACTAGTCTTGAATCAAAGCAACGGATTTTATCCATTTTGAGGTTTTCTACTGGAATATGATCGAGGATTTTGAAGTTCAcagaatttttttaacatagAATGATGGTATTTGTGATTTTTCCCATTCGTTTAAAGTAAATGTAATCTAAAACATAGTGAGATCAGGCTTCTGATGATCAATGCCATAGTTTGCACCACTTAAAAATACTCCTAAATACTTCTTTGGAAAAATAAgtgcttcttttttgaattaaaggtgatgtaatgcaagagaatgacttgtcttcTAAAGCGGAAAATaactacttaaaaaataaaaaccttaacggaacggagccttaaacgAAGCAAACTCTGCTTATAACGTGAGCATGCATTGAGCAAAATCAAGAACACATCAGAGTGAGTTTATTTATACAGGTAATAGAATTAAGCCTCCTACTATTTCATGTCAAATAGGTGGAAGAGGTGTAGTTTAGTCAGTATTACTTGTTCATACCCCATTTTCTACCACAACCAATGCCTTCTGCTCTTGCTTTCCTTCTTTTGCTTcttccacttcttcttcttgttcttcttccacttttgttttcaaatgttGTCGGTTGTATCGCAGTATCACCACAAATATGAAAGCTATATGAAACCAAAGCGTCGTTAGAAACTATCTGACTGTACCCGAAGTTGTAACCGTTATAGTTCATCcgaaaagaaaacaataccgaacattttcaacaaaaaattgcaGGCACGCCATCTATCTTCCAATTAAAACTGTGCAGTAAATCTGCTTTACCTGCAAATATACGTGTTCTAATCGAGGTCAGATTCCAAAAGGCCGTAGCTATTGATGCTGCCACAATCTTCTTATGAGAACAAGCCCGCCATGCCTCCAACACCCGCCTTTTCAAGCACTCAACTGCTTTTTACAAAACACCCTCTTCCTTAGTAAGCCTTCAATATGGATTGCATTCAACCAAATACACAAATTGCATGCgcaagtttttttcttttacctttaGTGTTGATCTGAACACAATACAAGGAATACAGTTTTGGCCCGGTAAAGCTAATGAAAAATCCTGTCAGATTTGCTCAATTAGATTCAAGATTTTCACATCTAGAGTTTCAAGGAATGCTTAAAAACCATGtgttcaataaaaatcttaCCTATGGCACAAAGTCTTCTTAGTGTCATGAGATGGCCATACTCAGATCCCATGAGCAGCATTGGAGCAACCTATTAACACAGAAAAGGTTGAATTTTGAGTACCCATTTCTGCAGTTCTAAAGACTAGACTGAAAGGAAAGTAAGTTTATGCCAAATACTTTAAGAGTCATGGTTGGTTCGCCCGAGAAAAGGTCTCGTGTTTTCGAAATTGCTAGGTTTAGTGGTGGAAGTATCACTCTAGCCACTCTCAATATGTCATCTTCTTCCACCTTAAATTCTCGCTTGTTTTCCTCATTAACCCTGTGAAAATTGGCCATTCAAGCAAATTATAAATCGGAGAATGATGTAACTGGCACAAGAAAA
The sequence above is drawn from the Rhododendron vialii isolate Sample 1 chromosome 6a, ASM3025357v1 genome and encodes:
- the LOC131328265 gene encoding protein CYSTEINE-RICH TRANSMEMBRANE MODULE 6-like produces the protein MNHYNNQNQSQAVYPPPLPPSTAAYSGPYVVPPPMGYPMKDTQSQTNNFPPPGKTQARGDGFWKGCCAALCCCCVLDACF